Proteins found in one Arachis stenosperma cultivar V10309 chromosome 8, arast.V10309.gnm1.PFL2, whole genome shotgun sequence genomic segment:
- the LOC130946023 gene encoding GDSL esterase/lipase At1g54790-like, giving the protein MMISKNNNVVGFQVLLFLILCLGVVNSAKFRYPSVFNFGDSNSDTGGQATLMGMQFPPAPKGNFKVSGRWSNGGLILDFLMKKMWLPALNPYLYSLGLPNFSKGCNFAAAGSTILKPTDINVTPLNLETQVSQFLLFKARALQLVSKDKKLKKYLPNEDAFKKGLYMIDIGQNDLSLAFKSNKTLDQVLASIPNIIGLFETAITKLYENGARNFWIHNTGPLGCLAVNVAKFESDPSKLDKHGCVISYNEAATTFNLQLRNLCDKFQLQYPNATVTHVDIFAIKLNLITNYSKLGFREPIKSCCGSGGKLNVEVSCGLAKMLNNGSIMMGLPCSNMDDYVSWDGIHYTDAANNYVASQILSGKYFNCYQGVGVVEANVLGGVSGLFDMRLLGEDSLGTRSENSRNSSSATWKNIVSAYEYLKEGLHWNVGDVHKLVWYDEWTLFVDSLTTSIPHEIKQFICGLRYPSSTELESRWEWYLAAIKKYSAREDYRWLLEKTLYWNANSNWNWMWNTNIPKKFKFTMWLGLYDTLSTETFRFKRYLASSNMCKRCNKVQETMEHCLRDRERSKAIWHMLDPGILDSTAGTALEEWFWKALANNEASFGAGLWWVWRHRCNDIQY; this is encoded by the exons ATGATGATTTCCAAGAATAATAATGTTGTGGGTTTCCAAGTTTTGTTATTTCTCATATTGTGTTTGGGTGTGGTGAATTCAGCAAAGTTTAGGTACCCATCAGTTTTTAATTTCGGTGACTCGAATTCGGATACAGGTGGACAAGCAACTTTGATGGGCATGCAATTTCCCCCCGCTCCAAAAGGAAACTTCAAAGTTTCTGGAAGATGGAGTAATGGCGGTCTCATTCTTGACTTTCTAA tgaaaaagatgtggttgcCAGCCCTCAATCCATATCTATATTCACTAGGTTTGCCAAATTTCAGTAAGGGCTGCAATTTTGCAGCAGCAGGTTCAACTATCCTTAAACCCACTGATATAAATGTTACTCCCTTGAATTTAGAGACTCAAGTGTCTCAATTCCTTCTATTCAAAGCTCGAGCTCTTCAATTAGTTTCTAAAG ATAAGAAACTCAAGAAGTACTTACCAAATGAGGATGCTTTCAAAAAGGGGTTGTACATGATTGACATTGGTCAAAACGATCTTTCTCTAGCATTTAAAAGCAACAAAACATTGGATCAAGTTCTTGCTTCAATTCCAAACATCATTGGATTATTTGAAACTGCAATAACG AAATTGTATGAAAATGGTGCTAGAAATTTTTGGATACACAACACGGGTCCACTTGGATGTTTGGCTGTGAATGTTGCCAAATTTGAAAGTGATCCTTCAAAGCTTGACAAACATGGATGCGTTATTTCATATAACGAAGCTGCTACCACATTCAACCTACAACTCCGTAATCTTTGCGACAAATTCCAGCTCCAATATCCCAATGCAACCGTGACACATGTTGATATCTTTGCTATAAAATTAAACCTCATTACAAACTATTCTAAACTTG GGTTTAGGGAACCAATAAAGAGTTGTTGTGGAAGTGGAGGAAAACTGAATGTTGAAGTTAGTTGTGGTTTAGCAAAGATGTTGAACAATGGAAGCATAATGATGGGATTGCCTTGCTCTAATATGGATGACTACGTAAGCTGGGATGGTATTCATTACACTGATGCTGCAAATAATTATGTCGCTTCACAAATTCTTAGTGGAAAATACTTTAATT GTTATCAAGGTGTTGGTGTTGTTGAGGCTAATGTCTTAGGAGGGGTGTCTGGATTATTTGATATGAGGTTATTGGGAGAAGATTCACTTGGTACAAGAAG CGAAAATAGTAGAAATTCTTCATCGGCTACCTGGAAGAACATTGTTAGTGCCTATGAGTATCTCAAGGAAGGACTTCATTGGAATGTTGGAGATGTCCACAAATTAGTTTGGTATGATGAATGGACTCTTTTTG TTGATAGTCTTACCACATCTATTCCACATGAGATTAAGCAGTTTATTTGTGGTCTGAGATATCCTAGTTCGACTGAGTTGGAGTCACGGTGGGAGTGGTATCTTGCAGCAATAAAAAAGTATAGTGCAAGGGAGGATTATAGATGGTTATTAGAGAAAACCTTGTATTGGAATGCCAATAGCAATTGGAACTGGATGTGGAATACTAACATTCCAAAGAAGTTCAAATTCACTATGTGGCTTGGCTTATATGATACTCTATCGACTGAGACCTTTCGATTCAAGCGGTATTTAGCTTCTTCAAATATGTGTAAGAGATGTAACAAGGTGCAGGAAACAATGGAACATTGCCTTAGAGATCGTGAACGATCAAAGGCAATTTGGCATATGTTGGATCCTGGTATTCTGGACTCGACGGCTGGTACTGCTCTGGAAGAGTGGTTTTGGAAGGCCTTGGCTAACAATGAGGCGTCTTTTGGTGCAGGGCTTTGGTGGGTATGGAGACATAGGTGCAATGACATTCAATATTGA
- the LOC130943838 gene encoding pentatricopeptide repeat-containing protein At4g21065-like, protein MELRSMSDALQFHAQLLKVGIQNDDAARNVSKLFTFAALSPGGNLSYARLLLRSIPRPNSYYYNTIIRAYSRSPDPTHHFHALSLFLSMLHYQPPQPDNFTYPFLLKCLARLKLTPQGKQIHALITKTGFGSDQYIQNALIHMYSEFGELGFAREVFDRMPLRDVVSWTSMIDGLVNADRHVDALALFDSMLKAGIEVNDATVMSVLRACAETGALSVGKKVHMIVKEKRIDSKANVGTALVDMYAKSGCLESARNVFDNVVDKDVFVWTAMISALASHGMCQEAVGMFAEMETCRIEPDERTMTAVLSACRNSGLVNEAYVFLNDVPKRYGIEPTIQHFGCVVDLLARAGRLKEAEDFINTMPIKPDAVLWRTMIWACKLHGDTDRAGRLMKYLKLRKRTADDDSGSYILASNVYASSGKWCNKAEVRELMNRRGLTKPPGCSRIEVDGTVCEFSMGDYNHPEAEKIYDKLDQIVDEIRKEGYNPRVSEVLLEMDDEDKAIQLLHHSEKLALAYGLIRNRQGSEIRIVKNLRSCEDCHEFMKLVSKIYQREIIVRDRIRFHHFKNGDCSCKDYW, encoded by the coding sequence ATGGAGCTGAGAAGCATGTCCGACGCGCTCCAATTCCACGCGCAACTCCTGAAAGTGGGCATTCAAAACGACGACGCAGCGCGCAACGTCTCCAAGCTCTTCACTTTCGCCGCCCTCTCTCCCGGCGGCAACCTCTCCTACGCTCGCCTCCTCCTCCGCTCCATCCCCCGCCCCAACTCCTATTACTACAACACCATCATCCGCGCCTATTCCCGCAGCCCCGACCCCACCCACCACTTCCAcgccctctctctcttcctctccaTGCTCCACTACCAACCACCCCAACCCGATAACTTCACTTACCCCTTCCTCCTTAAGTGTCTTGCCCGCTTGAAACTCACCCCACAAGGCAAACAGATCCACGCTCTCATCACTAAGACGGGTTTCGGGTCTGATCAGTATATCCAGAACGCCTTGATCCATATGTATTCTGAATTTGGCGAGTTGGGGTTTGCTCGCGAGGTGTTTGATAGAATGCCTCTTAGGGATGTGGTTTCTTGGACTTCAATGATTGATGGCCTTGTCAACGCTGACCGCCACGTCGACGCCTTGGCCTTGTTTGATAGCATGCTGAAAGCTGGGATAGAGGTCAATGATGCCACGGTGATGTCTGTTTTGAGGGCCTGTGCTGAAACCGGAGCTTTGAGTGTGGGGAAGAAGGTGCACATGATTGTGAAGGAGAAGAGGATTGATTCTAAGGCGAATGTTGGCACTGCCCTTGTTGATATGTATGCTAAAAGCGGGTGCTTAGAGAGTGCACGGAACGTGTTTGACAATGTTGTGGACAAGGATGTTTTTGTTTGGACCGCGATGATCTCTGCCCTTGCTAGCCATGGAATGTGCCAGGAAGCTGTTGGGATGTTTGCTGAGATGGAAACCTGTAGGATAGAACCTGATGAGAGGACAATGACAGCGGTTCTCTCGGCGTGTAGGAATTCAGGCTTGGTTAATGAAGCTTACGTGTTTTTGAATGATGTGCCAAAACGTTATGGTATAGAGCCTACAATTCAGCATTTTGGCTGTGTGGTGGACCTCCTCGCGAGAGCAGGGCGTTTGAAGGAAGCCGAGGATTTCATTAATACAATGCCTATCAAGCCTGATGCAGTTCTTTGGAGGACCATGATATGGGCCTGCAAACTTCATGGGGATACCGACAGAGCAGGGCGTctcatgaaatacctcaaactACGAAAGAGAACTGCTGATGATGATAGTGGGAGTTACATACTCGCTAGCAATGTTTATGCTTCTTCTGGGAAGTGGTGTAACAAAGCAGAGGTGAGAGAGTTGATGAACCGAAGGGGATTAACTAAGCCTCCAGGGTGTAGTAGGATTGAAGTTGATGGCACTGTATGTGAATTTTCTATGGGAGATTATAATCACCCTGAAGCAGAGAAAATATATGACAAATTGGATCAGATTGTAGATGAAATTAGAAAGGAAGGGTATAATCCAAGAGTATCAGAGGTGTTGCTTGAGATGGATGATGAGGATAAAGCCATTCAGTTACTTCATCATAGTGAGAAGCTAGCTCTTGCATATGGACTAATCAGGAATAGGCAGGGTTCCGAAATCCGGATTGTGAAGAATCTAAGGTCTTGTGAGGACTGTCATGAGTTTATGAAACTAGTGTCTAAGATATACCAAAGAGAGATCATAGTAAGGGACAGGATACGGTTCCATCATTTCAAAAATGGTGACTGCTCTTGCAAGGATTACTGGTAG
- the LOC130946303 gene encoding inactive protein RESTRICTED TEV MOVEMENT 2-like, whose protein sequence is MAMRPRTPTFRTNQSVRRIYETLQPKSEMKETPEAFLLHVYLPGYTKERIKITFVWSSRKVKVSGERPIQGNKWSRFEQTYPVPENCNPEALEAKFEVGTLVLTMPKNLSVPQETLNTPQGKTRPTPNKAEDAKLEEPLMGNKKAQKGTEEATSSSSSYRPIESPKLENESRLKALFPPSEANRVQDQIIKRPPLSDEKPSKRQKEDEAKTTLTAVARDSSPAEKREDEARLKTRLAAVRKQLEEKEEDERLPKKEKEVKEEYGKTSEARKVISNDDDVGKGVLKEKEIRMRKVSSKLGTGDEVSSDKSKQDMIDTVGNGIRELVASASLVVTRIKEGKWNDEEKDLVVNIAAAFAVIAGLGAYVSYRFVSS, encoded by the exons ATGGCTATGAGGCCAAGAACACCAACTTTCCGTACAAACCAATCTGTTCGTCGTATCTATGAGACTTTGCAGCCCAAATCAGAAATGAAAGAAACACCGGAAGCTTTCCTTCTCCATGTTTATCTTCCAG GTTATACAAAAGAACGCATTAAAATTACATTCGTGTGGTCTTCAAGAAAGGTGAAGGTTTCAGGAGAAAGACCAATTCAAGGCAATAAATGGAGCAGATTTGAGCAGACATATCCTGTTCCTGAGAATTGTAACCCAGAGGCACTTGAAGCCAAGTTTGAAGTTGGCACTCTCGTTCTTACGATGCCAAAGAACTTATCGGTTCCACAAGAGACGCTTAACACACCACAAGGAAAAACAAGGCCCACTCCTAATAAAGCTGAAGATGCAAAATTGGAAGAACCGTTAATGGGAAACAAGAAGGCACAGAAGGGTACTGAGGAAGCCACGTCATCATCATCCTCCTATAGACCTATTGAGAGCCCAAAGCTTGAAAATGAGAGTCGGTTAAAAGCGTTGTTCCCTCCATCAGAAGCCAATAGGGTTCAAGACCAAATTATTAAAAGACCGCCATTATCAG ATGAGAAGCCTTCAAAGCGTCAAAAGGAGGACGAGGCAAAGACGACACTAACAGCGGTTGCAAGAGATTCATCGCCGGCCGAAAAGCGTGAAGATGAAGCTAGGCTCAAGACAAGACTAGCAGCTGTGAGAAAGCAAttagaggaaaaagaagaagatgaaaggctcccaaagaaggaaaaagaggtTAAAGAAGAATATGGGAAGACTTCTGAGGCAAGAAAGGTAATTTCGAATGATGATGATGTGGGAAAGGGTGTgttaaaagagaaagaaatcAGGATGAGAAAAGTGTCATCAAAGTTAGGTACTGGTGATGAAGTGTCTTCAGATAAGAGCAAACAGGATATGATTGATACTGTTGGGAATGGAATCAGAGAACTTGTTGCTTCTGCTTCTCTTGTTGTCACAAGAATCAAAGAAGGGAAATGGAATGACGAAGAGAAAGATCTAGTGGTAAATATAGCTGCTGCTTTTGCGGTTATTGCTGGATTGGGAGCTTATGTGTCTTATAGGTTTGTCTCATCCTAG